A region of Lacinutrix sp. Hel_I_90 DNA encodes the following proteins:
- the corA gene encoding magnesium/cobalt transporter CorA has translation MAKRKPKKRTEDYKKQVGQVPGAVIYTGKKDFNPLLMESFDYNSDFCNEKQLKSVEEAFAYKATDSISWININGLNNVDEIEKIGNHYHLHPLVLEDIVSTNQRPKIDEYEDYIFIVLKMMYYDAEEKIVSEQVSFVLGSNYVLTFQEAEGDVFDPLRERIRQGKGRIRGLGSDYLLYALIDSIVDHYYAIIETMGNKIEDLEDSLFEGLTKDEISTEIQSLKREVLKVRRAIFPLREIISRVDKSESKLIDQKTLHYFADVYDHIIQVSDTIDIYREMIWGLMDMYMTTISNRMNEVMKVLTIIATIFIPLTFIAGVYGMNFDNIPELHYKYGYHIVWGVMIIIFIGMMYYFKRKKWL, from the coding sequence ATGGCAAAACGCAAACCGAAAAAACGCACAGAAGACTATAAAAAGCAGGTTGGTCAAGTACCTGGAGCAGTTATTTATACAGGAAAAAAAGACTTCAACCCCCTATTAATGGAGTCTTTTGATTATAATTCAGATTTCTGCAACGAAAAACAACTAAAAAGTGTTGAAGAAGCTTTCGCCTATAAAGCTACAGATTCTATTAGCTGGATCAATATTAACGGACTTAATAATGTTGATGAAATTGAAAAAATAGGAAACCATTACCATTTGCATCCGCTCGTTTTAGAAGATATCGTAAGTACTAATCAGCGTCCAAAAATTGATGAGTATGAGGACTATATTTTTATCGTTTTAAAAATGATGTATTATGATGCTGAAGAGAAAATTGTTTCAGAACAAGTCAGTTTTGTGCTTGGTAGTAATTATGTACTTACATTTCAGGAAGCTGAAGGTGATGTGTTTGACCCACTAAGAGAACGTATTCGCCAGGGTAAAGGACGCATTCGTGGACTTGGTTCCGATTATTTATTGTATGCTTTAATAGATTCGATTGTTGATCATTATTATGCCATTATTGAAACAATGGGCAATAAAATTGAAGATTTAGAAGATAGTTTATTTGAAGGGCTTACTAAAGATGAAATCTCTACCGAGATTCAATCGTTGAAACGGGAAGTCCTAAAAGTACGTCGCGCTATTTTTCCACTTCGTGAAATTATTAGCCGCGTCGATAAAAGTGAAAGCAAACTTATAGACCAGAAAACACTTCATTATTTTGCCGATGTTTACGATCATATTATTCAAGTGTCTGATACTATAGACATCTATCGTGAAATGATTTGGGGATTAATGGATATGTACATGACCACGATTAGTAATCGTATGAATGAGGTGATGAAAGTACTAACCATTATAGCCACTATTTTTATTCCGCTAACTTTTATTGCTGGTGTTTATGGCATGAATTTCGACAATATCCCGGAGCTGCATTATAAATATGGGTATCATATTGTTTGGGGCGTAATGATCATTATTTTTATAGGAATGATGTATTATTTTAAGCGGAAAAAGTGGTTGTAA
- a CDS encoding mechanosensitive ion channel family protein yields MFLEIYKTELINTGILLAIVIIIRFLGKITIRKIGQKSSINDARVKLISRYYTVTLFLIFMFVEAFVVGTDIKDISVMFSSVFAVIGIGLFAIWSILSNVTSGIIMFFSFPYKVGDKIKIHDKDYPIEAVIEDIRAFQLHLRIENGDLVTYPNNLILQKAVTLVEKDAIEDFGDFH; encoded by the coding sequence ATGTTTTTAGAAATTTATAAAACCGAACTCATAAACACAGGTATTTTACTAGCCATTGTAATTATAATTCGTTTTTTAGGAAAAATAACCATCAGAAAAATTGGTCAAAAAAGTAGTATAAACGATGCCCGAGTAAAGTTGATTTCGCGTTATTATACAGTGACGCTATTTCTCATTTTTATGTTTGTTGAAGCTTTTGTAGTAGGAACCGACATTAAAGACATTTCTGTAATGTTTTCTTCTGTATTTGCTGTTATAGGCATTGGTTTATTTGCCATTTGGTCTATTTTAAGTAATGTAACTTCTGGTATTATCATGTTTTTCTCATTTCCTTATAAAGTAGGCGATAAAATAAAAATACATGATAAAGATTACCCTATAGAAGCTGTTATTGAAGACATTAGAGCCTTTCAACTTCACTTACGAATTGAAAATGGCGACCTGGTGACCTATCCCAATAATTTGATTCTGCAAAAAGCTGTAACTTTAGTCGAGAAAGATGCCATTGAAGATTTTGGCGATTTCCATTAA
- a CDS encoding Maf family nucleotide pyrophosphatase — protein MLNEKLKDYNIILASGSPRRHQFFKDLGLDFEIRLKEIKEEYPPKLRHFEITDYLAQLKSMPFLKELKANDILITSDTIVWHKGTALGKPRNKEEAFAILKSLSDTTHEVITSVCVRTKKFQKTENAVTHVTFKAFTNEEIWHYINTYSPLDKAGAYGIQEWIGLIGVTKIEGSYFNVVGLPTHLVYKTLKDFVDGL, from the coding sequence ATGCTAAACGAAAAACTTAAAGATTATAATATTATTCTGGCTTCTGGTTCGCCAAGACGGCATCAATTTTTTAAAGATTTAGGTTTAGATTTTGAAATCAGGTTAAAAGAAATAAAAGAAGAATATCCGCCAAAATTACGTCATTTTGAGATTACAGATTACTTAGCCCAACTAAAATCGATGCCTTTTTTAAAGGAATTAAAGGCTAACGACATTTTAATAACCAGCGATACCATTGTATGGCATAAAGGTACTGCTCTTGGTAAACCTAGAAATAAAGAAGAAGCGTTTGCTATTTTAAAATCGTTGAGTGATACTACTCATGAAGTCATTACCTCGGTTTGTGTGCGAACAAAAAAATTTCAAAAAACGGAAAATGCAGTGACTCATGTCACCTTTAAAGCGTTTACAAATGAAGAAATCTGGCATTATATTAATACGTATTCACCTTTAGATAAGGCCGGTGCTTATGGGATTCAAGAATGGATTGGGCTCATTGGTGTTACGAAAATAGAAGGCTCTTATTTTAATGTTGTGGGATTACCCACACATTTAGTGTACAAAACGTTAAAGGATTTTGTAGACGGGCTTTAG
- a CDS encoding geranylgeranylglycerol-phosphate geranylgeranyltransferase produces the protein MNILKLIRWKNLVMIAVVQLLIKYTLFPAFAVSTTLNALGFTFLILATLFIAAGGYVINDIYDMETDAVNKPNKVVVGKSLSEKTANYLYIIFTVIGVFCGFYLSHSVGKPEFFVMFVIISAALYVYASYLKQIAVAGNILVSLLVSLSVMIVGMFELIPAITPQNQSVQSTMFEVLADFAIFAFCINFIREIVKDIQDVDGDHKVGMQTLPIVFGKLRTAKIAFSLTCLTILIIIYYIGTFLYMHTEAIIYFLVAVVGPLIYIALKLFSAENNHQFKHISFMLKMVMITGMLSMVLYYIIL, from the coding sequence TTGAATATACTTAAACTTATCCGTTGGAAAAACCTTGTAATGATTGCCGTAGTGCAACTTTTAATTAAATACACATTATTTCCAGCCTTTGCTGTTAGCACAACATTAAACGCTTTGGGTTTTACATTTCTCATTCTAGCCACCCTATTTATAGCAGCTGGCGGTTATGTGATTAATGACATCTATGATATGGAAACCGATGCGGTAAACAAACCAAACAAAGTGGTTGTGGGTAAGTCTCTTTCAGAAAAAACAGCGAACTACCTGTATATCATTTTTACTGTCATTGGTGTTTTTTGTGGCTTTTATCTATCGCATTCGGTTGGTAAACCCGAATTTTTTGTCATGTTTGTAATTATTTCAGCAGCCCTTTATGTCTATGCCTCCTATTTGAAACAAATTGCAGTTGCTGGTAACATACTAGTCTCTCTTTTAGTTTCGTTAAGCGTGATGATTGTAGGTATGTTTGAACTAATTCCTGCCATTACTCCTCAAAATCAAAGTGTACAGTCAACGATGTTTGAAGTTTTAGCCGATTTTGCCATTTTTGCCTTTTGTATCAATTTTATTCGTGAAATTGTAAAAGATATCCAGGATGTCGATGGTGACCATAAAGTAGGTATGCAAACACTTCCTATCGTATTTGGAAAATTACGAACAGCAAAAATTGCTTTTAGTTTAACCTGTCTTACTATTTTAATAATAATATATTACATAGGCACCTTCCTTTACATGCATACCGAAGCCATTATTTATTTCTTAGTAGCTGTTGTTGGTCCGCTAATTTATATTGCCCTAAAATTATTTTCAGCAGAAAATAATCATCAGTTCAAACACATTAGCTTCATGTTAAAAATGGTCATGATCACAGGCATGCTTTCTATGGTCCTTTACTATATTATTTTATAA
- a CDS encoding HAD family hydrolase, whose amino-acid sequence MADDKSYKESLKHITSFIFDIDGVLTDGSLLITSTGEMLRSMNVKDGYALKQALNKSYNVCVISGGTNEGVRIRLNHLGVKSVYLGAHKKKDQFLDYIKTENIKPEHILYMGDDIPDIPVMQLVGLVACPQDAVPEIKALSHYISHKNGGKGCVRDVIEQVLKVRGDWDGHFDASL is encoded by the coding sequence ATGGCAGACGATAAAAGTTATAAAGAATCTCTAAAACATATTACCTCCTTTATATTTGATATAGATGGTGTTTTAACTGATGGTTCGTTACTCATTACATCTACTGGCGAAATGCTTCGCAGCATGAATGTAAAAGATGGTTATGCTTTAAAACAAGCACTAAATAAGAGTTATAATGTTTGTGTTATTTCTGGAGGAACCAATGAAGGTGTGCGCATACGTTTAAATCATTTAGGTGTGAAATCCGTCTATTTGGGTGCGCATAAAAAGAAGGATCAATTTCTAGACTATATAAAAACGGAAAATATAAAGCCAGAGCACATTCTATATATGGGGGACGATATTCCAGATATTCCAGTGATGCAACTCGTGGGCTTGGTAGCATGTCCGCAAGATGCTGTTCCTGAAATAAAAGCATTATCGCATTATATTTCTCACAAAAATGGTGGTAAAGGTTGTGTTCGTGATGTTATTGAGCAGGTTCTAAAGGTTCGTGGTGACTGGGATGGTCACTTTGACGCCTCTCTTTAA
- a CDS encoding Rossmann-like and DUF2520 domain-containing protein — MISVVLLGAGNVATHLFKAFSASEDVNIKQWYNRSLKTIDRYKNVVAITDDLSQLVVADIYILAVSDDAIETLSEHLPFENRLVVHTSGSTSLYAVDKKQKRGVFYPLQTFSKDAEVNFTQIPLCIETLNKKDLPKLKALAKAIGSKSHKVNSDQRQGLHLAAVFVNNFTNQLYRIAHEITEANGAEFDILKPLIQETAKKIETLSPYMAQTGPALRNDKKTIKRHLKQLESEHHKAVYELLTKSIQKTHGRR, encoded by the coding sequence ATGATTTCAGTAGTACTTTTAGGCGCAGGAAATGTGGCCACTCATTTATTTAAAGCATTTTCTGCTTCAGAAGATGTAAATATCAAACAATGGTATAATCGTAGTTTAAAAACAATTGACCGTTATAAGAATGTTGTTGCTATTACAGATGATTTATCACAACTAGTAGTAGCCGATATTTATATATTAGCAGTTAGTGATGATGCCATTGAAACACTTTCAGAACATTTACCTTTTGAAAACAGATTGGTCGTTCATACCTCAGGAAGCACCAGTTTATATGCGGTTGACAAAAAACAAAAACGAGGTGTATTCTATCCGCTACAAACCTTTTCTAAGGATGCTGAAGTCAATTTTACGCAAATCCCTTTATGCATAGAAACACTAAATAAAAAAGACTTACCTAAACTAAAAGCTTTAGCAAAAGCCATAGGTAGTAAAAGCCATAAAGTGAACAGTGACCAACGTCAAGGTCTTCATTTAGCCGCTGTTTTTGTGAATAATTTCACCAATCAGTTATACCGAATAGCACACGAAATCACGGAAGCCAATGGTGCTGAATTTGATATCTTAAAGCCTTTAATTCAAGAAACGGCTAAAAAAATTGAAACGCTTTCACCGTACATGGCGCAAACTGGGCCAGCGCTGCGCAATGATAAAAAAACAATTAAAAGACATTTAAAACAACTGGAAAGCGAGCATCATAAAGCGGTTTACGAGTTGTTAACCAAATCCATACAAAAAACACATGGCAGACGATAA
- a CDS encoding group III truncated hemoglobin yields MGKKDIQTREDIYQLMTLFYAKVRKDNVLGPFFNNRIEDWEAHLQQLTTFWESSLFMSRKLEEKYSGNPLEVHVTVDKENNNSITELHFGIWLNHWIQTIEALFYGEVADNAKRRARKMGTFMYLKIFEARAKNK; encoded by the coding sequence ATGGGAAAAAAAGACATTCAAACTCGGGAAGATATTTATCAATTAATGACTCTTTTTTATGCGAAAGTGAGAAAGGATAATGTTTTAGGTCCTTTCTTTAACAATAGAATAGAAGACTGGGAAGCACACCTGCAACAGCTTACGACATTCTGGGAATCTAGTTTGTTTATGTCTAGAAAACTAGAGGAAAAATACAGTGGAAATCCCTTAGAAGTGCATGTTACTGTTGATAAAGAAAATAATAATAGTATTACTGAGTTACATTTTGGTATTTGGTTGAACCATTGGATACAAACGATAGAGGCCTTGTTTTATGGTGAAGTAGCCGATAATGCTAAGCGAAGAGCTCGTAAAATGGGGACTTTTATGTATTTGAAAATTTTTGAAGCCAGAGCAAAAAACAAATAG